A single Panthera tigris isolate Pti1 chromosome A3, P.tigris_Pti1_mat1.1, whole genome shotgun sequence DNA region contains:
- the LOC102972311 gene encoding 28S ribosomal protein S36, mitochondrial-like, whose amino-acid sequence MMGSKMASASRVVQVVKPHTPLIRFPDRRDNPKPNVSEVLRSAGLPPHSSSISQHSKGSKSPDLLMHQGPPDTAEIIKTLPQKYRRKLVSQEEMEFIQRGGPE is encoded by the coding sequence atgATGGGCAGCAAGATGGCGTCTGCCAGCAGGGTCGTTCAGGTAGTCAAGCCACATACTCCATTAATAAGGTTCCCTGACAGAAGAGACAATCCTAAACCCAATGTATCAGAAGTTTTGAGATCAGCAGGACTACCACCTCACTCTTCTTCAATTTCACAGCATTCTAAGGGAAGTAAATCACCAGATTTGCTGATGCATCAGGGTCCTCCAGACActgcagaaataataaaaacattacctCAGAAATACAGAAGGAAGCTTGTGtctcaagaagaaatggaatttatCCAACGTGGAGGTCCGGAATAA
- the LOC122237219 gene encoding CMP-N-acetylneuraminate-beta-galactosamide-alpha-2,3-sialyltransferase 1-like isoform X2: protein MPEMRVRYLKRSLVAACILTLWLIASFLSQEFSQNDLHEKARIQSRPESCQCFRSFRKCMCSSEIFECPACLHTRGGSDWFDECFERAVEPVQKSEEPMSSDALILRLGVKSKKEFEDQDQQPVEKSPRHAQGYAGPSCRTCAVVGNSRFLWGSGHGFRINQHGMVLRMNQAPVQGFEMDVGNKTTMRIMYPEMASAQDPGTQLLLLPLNSSGLKWFMEVLREQSFRSPVNPGFQIVQVPGGSNKSKDKVLVISLNFLQYVQHCWLGKHSWFPSLGFVGLLYALHTCDQALMLGDLTPFQLAKEELFS from the exons ATGCCAGAGATGAGGGTTCGATACTTGAAGCGGAGTCTGGTAGCTGCCTGTATTCTTACATTGTGGCTGATAGCCTCCTTCCTGAGCCAGGAATTCAGCCAGAATGACCTCCATGAAAAGGCCAGAATACAGTCAAGGCCAGAATCCTGCCAATGCTTCAGATCTTTCAGAAAGTGTATGTGTTCATCTGAGATCTTCGAGTGCCCTGCCTGCCTCCACACACGTGGAGGATCTGACTGGTTTGATGAATGCTTCGAAAGGGCCGTTGAGCCTGTGCAGAAGTCAGAAGAGCCCATGTCCTCTGATGCTCTGATATTGCGGTTG GGTGTCAAGTCAAAGAAAGAGTTTGAGGATCAGGACCAGCAGCCAGTAGAAAAGTCTCCCAGACATGCACAGGGCTATGCAGGGCCCAGCTGTCGGACCTGTGCAGTGGTTGGAAACTCAAGGTTCCTATGGGGCTCTGGCCATGGATTCAGGATTAACCAACATGGCATGGTCCTCAG GATGAACCAGGCCCCTGTCCAAGGCTTTGAGATGGATGTGGGGAACAAAACCACCATGCGCATTATGTACCCTGAGATGGCTAGCGCACAGGATCCTGGCACCCAACTGCTGCTGCTTCCTCTGAATTCATCTGGTCTAAAGTGGTTTATGGAAGTGCTGCGGGAACAGAGCTTCAGAAGCCCAGTAAACCCTGG ATTTCAGATAGTCCAGGTCCCCGGTGGAAGTAACAAGAGCAAAGACAAG GTCTTGGTGATCAGCCTCAACTTTCTCCAGTATGTCCAGCATTGTTGGCTGGGGAAACACAGTTGGTTTCCATCcttggggttcgtgggtttgtTGTATGCCCTGCACACATGTGACCAG GCACTGATGCTAGGAGACCTAACCCCATTCCAGCTGGCCAAGGAGGAACTTTTCAGCTGA
- the LOC122237219 gene encoding CMP-N-acetylneuraminate-beta-galactosamide-alpha-2,3-sialyltransferase 1-like isoform X4 translates to MPEMRVRYLKRSLVAACILTLWLIASFLSQEFSQNDLHEKARIQSRPESCQCFRSFRKCMCSSEIFECPACLHTRGGSDWFDECFERAVEPVQKSEEPMSSDALILRMNQAPVQGFEMDVGNKTTMRIMYPEMASAQDPGTQLLLLPLNSSGLKWFMEVLREQSFRSPVNPGFQIVQVPGGSNKSKDKVLVISLNFLQYVQHCWLGKHSWFPSLGFVGLLYALHTCDQVSLFGFWHREAHEVVPLLG, encoded by the exons ATGCCAGAGATGAGGGTTCGATACTTGAAGCGGAGTCTGGTAGCTGCCTGTATTCTTACATTGTGGCTGATAGCCTCCTTCCTGAGCCAGGAATTCAGCCAGAATGACCTCCATGAAAAGGCCAGAATACAGTCAAGGCCAGAATCCTGCCAATGCTTCAGATCTTTCAGAAAGTGTATGTGTTCATCTGAGATCTTCGAGTGCCCTGCCTGCCTCCACACACGTGGAGGATCTGACTGGTTTGATGAATGCTTCGAAAGGGCCGTTGAGCCTGTGCAGAAGTCAGAAGAGCCCATGTCCTCTGATGCTCTGATATTGCG GATGAACCAGGCCCCTGTCCAAGGCTTTGAGATGGATGTGGGGAACAAAACCACCATGCGCATTATGTACCCTGAGATGGCTAGCGCACAGGATCCTGGCACCCAACTGCTGCTGCTTCCTCTGAATTCATCTGGTCTAAAGTGGTTTATGGAAGTGCTGCGGGAACAGAGCTTCAGAAGCCCAGTAAACCCTGG ATTTCAGATAGTCCAGGTCCCCGGTGGAAGTAACAAGAGCAAAGACAAG GTCTTGGTGATCAGCCTCAACTTTCTCCAGTATGTCCAGCATTGTTGGCTGGGGAAACACAGTTGGTTTCCATCcttggggttcgtgggtttgtTGTATGCCCTGCACACATGTGACCAG GTATCCTTATTTGGTTTTTGGCACAGAGAAGCTCATGAGGTTGTCCCATTACTGGGATGA
- the LOC122237219 gene encoding CMP-N-acetylneuraminate-beta-galactosamide-alpha-2,3-sialyltransferase 1-like isoform X1 — protein sequence MPEMRVRYLKRSLVAACILTLWLIASFLSQEFSQNDLHEKARIQSRPESCQCFRSFRKCMCSSEIFECPACLHTRGGSDWFDECFERAVEPVQKSEEPMSSDALILRLGVKSKKEFEDQDQQPVEKSPRHAQGYAGPSCRTCAVVGNSRFLWGSGHGFRINQHGMVLRMNQAPVQGFEMDVGNKTTMRIMYPEMASAQDPGTQLLLLPLNSSGLKWFMEVLREQSFRSPVNPGFQIVQVPGGSNKSKDKVLVISLNFLQYVQHCWLGKHSWFPSLGFVGLLYALHTCDQVSLFGFWHREAHEVVPLLG from the exons ATGCCAGAGATGAGGGTTCGATACTTGAAGCGGAGTCTGGTAGCTGCCTGTATTCTTACATTGTGGCTGATAGCCTCCTTCCTGAGCCAGGAATTCAGCCAGAATGACCTCCATGAAAAGGCCAGAATACAGTCAAGGCCAGAATCCTGCCAATGCTTCAGATCTTTCAGAAAGTGTATGTGTTCATCTGAGATCTTCGAGTGCCCTGCCTGCCTCCACACACGTGGAGGATCTGACTGGTTTGATGAATGCTTCGAAAGGGCCGTTGAGCCTGTGCAGAAGTCAGAAGAGCCCATGTCCTCTGATGCTCTGATATTGCGGTTG GGTGTCAAGTCAAAGAAAGAGTTTGAGGATCAGGACCAGCAGCCAGTAGAAAAGTCTCCCAGACATGCACAGGGCTATGCAGGGCCCAGCTGTCGGACCTGTGCAGTGGTTGGAAACTCAAGGTTCCTATGGGGCTCTGGCCATGGATTCAGGATTAACCAACATGGCATGGTCCTCAG GATGAACCAGGCCCCTGTCCAAGGCTTTGAGATGGATGTGGGGAACAAAACCACCATGCGCATTATGTACCCTGAGATGGCTAGCGCACAGGATCCTGGCACCCAACTGCTGCTGCTTCCTCTGAATTCATCTGGTCTAAAGTGGTTTATGGAAGTGCTGCGGGAACAGAGCTTCAGAAGCCCAGTAAACCCTGG ATTTCAGATAGTCCAGGTCCCCGGTGGAAGTAACAAGAGCAAAGACAAG GTCTTGGTGATCAGCCTCAACTTTCTCCAGTATGTCCAGCATTGTTGGCTGGGGAAACACAGTTGGTTTCCATCcttggggttcgtgggtttgtTGTATGCCCTGCACACATGTGACCAG GTATCCTTATTTGGTTTTTGGCACAGAGAAGCTCATGAGGTTGTCCCATTACTGGGATGA
- the LOC122237219 gene encoding CMP-N-acetylneuraminate-beta-galactosamide-alpha-2,3-sialyltransferase 2-like isoform X3, whose translation MPEMRVRYLKRSLVAACILTLWLIASFLSQEFSQNDLHEKARIQSRPESCQCFRSFRKCMCSSEIFECPACLHTRGGSDWFDECFERAVEPVQKSEEPMSSDALILRLGVKSKKEFEDQDQQPVEKSPRHAQGYAGPSCRTCAVVGNSRFLWGSGHGFRINQHGMVLRMNQAPVQGFEMDVGNKTTMRIMYPEMASAQDPGTQLLLLPLNSSGLKWFMEVLREQSFRSPVNPGFQIVQVPGGSNKSKDKHSPLYSLGLGDQPQLSPVCPALLAGETQLVSILGVRGFVVCPAHM comes from the exons ATGCCAGAGATGAGGGTTCGATACTTGAAGCGGAGTCTGGTAGCTGCCTGTATTCTTACATTGTGGCTGATAGCCTCCTTCCTGAGCCAGGAATTCAGCCAGAATGACCTCCATGAAAAGGCCAGAATACAGTCAAGGCCAGAATCCTGCCAATGCTTCAGATCTTTCAGAAAGTGTATGTGTTCATCTGAGATCTTCGAGTGCCCTGCCTGCCTCCACACACGTGGAGGATCTGACTGGTTTGATGAATGCTTCGAAAGGGCCGTTGAGCCTGTGCAGAAGTCAGAAGAGCCCATGTCCTCTGATGCTCTGATATTGCGGTTG GGTGTCAAGTCAAAGAAAGAGTTTGAGGATCAGGACCAGCAGCCAGTAGAAAAGTCTCCCAGACATGCACAGGGCTATGCAGGGCCCAGCTGTCGGACCTGTGCAGTGGTTGGAAACTCAAGGTTCCTATGGGGCTCTGGCCATGGATTCAGGATTAACCAACATGGCATGGTCCTCAG GATGAACCAGGCCCCTGTCCAAGGCTTTGAGATGGATGTGGGGAACAAAACCACCATGCGCATTATGTACCCTGAGATGGCTAGCGCACAGGATCCTGGCACCCAACTGCTGCTGCTTCCTCTGAATTCATCTGGTCTAAAGTGGTTTATGGAAGTGCTGCGGGAACAGAGCTTCAGAAGCCCAGTAAACCCTGG ATTTCAGATAGTCCAGGTCCCCGGTGGAAGTAACAAGAGCAAAGACAAG CACTCTCCCTTATATTCTCTAGGTCTTGGTGATCAGCCTCAACTTTCTCCAGTATGTCCAGCATTGTTGGCTGGGGAAACACAGTTGGTTTCCATCcttggggttcgtgggtttgtTGTATGCCCTGCACACATGTGA